One Camelina sativa cultivar DH55 chromosome 3, Cs, whole genome shotgun sequence genomic window carries:
- the LOC104760478 gene encoding basic 7S globulin-like has translation MASSPTTFFSVIVLFLFSLSSSSAAKTSSSFRPKALILPVTKDRSTLQYKTVINQRTPLVPASLVFDLGGRELWVDCDKGYVSTTYRSPRCHSAVCSRAGSTSCGTCFSPPSPGCSNNTCGAIPDNSVSGWAASGEFAIDVVSIQSTNGSNPGPFVKIPNLIFGCGSTSLLKGLAKGAVGMAGMGRHNIGLPSQFAAAFSFNRKFAVCLTSGKGVAFFGNGPYVFLPGIQISRLQTTPLLTNPVSSASAYSQGEKSSEYFIGVTAIKIVDKKVPISSKLLKINRSTGFGGTKISSVNPYTVMESSIYNSFTSEFVRQAAARNITRVASVKPFGACFSTKNVGVTRVGYAVPEIQLVLHSKDVVWRIFGANSMVSVRDDVICLGFVDGGVNAKTSVMIGGFQLEDNLVEFDLASNRFGFSSTLLGRRTNCANFSFTSTA, from the coding sequence ATGGCGTCCTCTCCGACCACCTTCTTCTCCGTCATTGTTCTATTCCTCTTCTCactctcatcatcatctgctgctaaaacatcatcatcattccgACCTAAAGCTCTCATTCTCCCAGTGACAAAAGACCGTTCTACCCTCCAATACAAAACCGTCATCAACCAACGCACACCTCTCGTCCCCGCTTCCCTCGTCTTCGACCTCGGTGGTCGTGAACTCTGGGTCGACTGTGATAAAGGCTACGTCTCCACCACTTACCGCTCCCCTCGCTGCCACTCCGCCGTCTGCTCACGCGCAGGCTCCACCAGCTGCGGCACATGCTTCTCCCCTCCCAGTCCTGGCTGTAGTAACAACACTTGCGGCGCTATTCCTGATAACTCCGTCAGCGGATGGGCTGCTTCCGGCGAATTCGCTATAGACGTCGTCTCGATCCAGTCCACTAACGGATCCAATCCGGGCCCGTTCGTTAAAATCCCCAATCTTATCTTCGGTTGCGGATCAACGTCTCTTCTTAAAGGCCTCGCTAAAGGAGCCGTTGGTATGGCCGGAATGGGACGTCACAACATCGGCTTACCGTCTCAGTTCGCCGCCGCGTTTAGCTTCAACCGCAAGTTCGCCGTTTGTCTAACTTCCGGCAAAGGAGTCGCCTTCTTCGGCAACGGACCTTACGTTTTCCTCCCCGGAATCCAGATCTCGAGGCTCCAAACGACGCCGCTTCTCACCAATCCGGTGAGCTCTGCTTCTGCGTATTCACAAGGTGAGAAATCCTCGGAGTATTTCATCGGCGTGACGGCGATTAAGATCGTCGATAAAAAAGTTCCGATCAGTTCAAAGCTTTTGAAGATTAACAGGAGCACTGGATTCGGAGGAACCAAGATCAGCTCCGTGAATCCTTACACGGTGATGGAGTCATCCATCTATAATTCTTTCACGTCGGAGTTCGTTAGACAAGCAGCGGCGAGGAACATCACCAGAGTTGCGTCTGTTAAACCGTTCGGCGCGTGTTTCAGCACTAAGAACGTCGGCGTCACGCGCGTGGGATACGCCGTGCCGGAGATCCAGCTTGTGCTTCACAGCAAGGACGTCGTGTGGAGGATCTTCGGAGCCAACTCCATGGTGAGTGTCAGAGATGACGTCATCTGTTTGGGTTTCGTTGACGGAGGAGTCAACGCGAAAACCTCTGTTATGATCGGAGGTTTCCAGCTGGAGGataatttggttgaatttgATTTGGCGAGTAACAGATTTGGGTTTAGTTCTACCTTATTGGGCCGTCGCACTAACTGCGCCAACTTCAGTTTCACTTCCACTGCTTAG